Proteins encoded within one genomic window of Humulus lupulus chromosome 1, drHumLupu1.1, whole genome shotgun sequence:
- the LOC133794532 gene encoding E3 ubiquitin-protein ligase MIEL1 isoform X1 — translation MQYGCDHYRRRCKIRAPCCDQIFSCRHCHNDATSSLSNPKERHEIVRHDIKQVVCSICNTEQKVAQVCSHCGVKMGEYFCDICKFYDDETEKKQYHCNECGICRVGGRENFFHCKKCGSCYTVKLLDNHPCVEDSMKCHCPVCYEYLFDSIKGTTIIKCGHTMHEECLKEMISLSHLLQDYV, via the exons ATGCAGTACGG TTGCGACCACTATAGGAGGCGATGCAAAATCCGAGCCCCTTGCTGCGACCAGATTTTTTCTTGCCGCCATTGCCACAACGACGCCACG AGCTCGCTAAGCAATCCAAAAGAGCGCCATGAAATTGTGAGGCACGATATTAAGCAA GTTGTCTGTTCGATTTGCAATACCGAGCAAAAG GTTGCTCAGGTCTGTTCTCATTGTGGTGTTAAAATGGGAGAGTATTTTTGTGACATTTGCAAGTTCTATGATGATGAG ACCGAAAAGAAACAGTATCATTGCAATGAGTGTGGAATTTGTAG AGTTGGTGGTCGTGAGAATTTCTTTCACTGTAAGAAGTGTG GGTCTTGCTATACAGTGAAGTTACTTGATAATCACCCATGTGTAGAAGACTCAATGAAGTGTCATTGTCCTGTTTGTTACGAG TATCTTTTTGATTCGATTAAAGGCACAACGATTATAAAGTGTGGACATACAATGCATGAAGAATGCTTGAAGGAGATG ATATCGCTGTCCCATTTGCTCCAAGACTATGTTTGA
- the LOC133794532 gene encoding E3 ubiquitin-protein ligase MIEL1 isoform X3 gives MQYGCDHYRRRCKIRAPCCDQIFSCRHCHNDATSSLSNPKERHEIVRHDIKQVVCSICNTEQKVAQVCSHCGVKMGEYFCDICKFYDDETEKKQYHCNECGICRVGGRENFFHCKKCGSCYTVKLLDNHPCVEDSMKCHCPVCYEVSAPTMHWHNDYKVWTYNA, from the exons ATGCAGTACGG TTGCGACCACTATAGGAGGCGATGCAAAATCCGAGCCCCTTGCTGCGACCAGATTTTTTCTTGCCGCCATTGCCACAACGACGCCACG AGCTCGCTAAGCAATCCAAAAGAGCGCCATGAAATTGTGAGGCACGATATTAAGCAA GTTGTCTGTTCGATTTGCAATACCGAGCAAAAG GTTGCTCAGGTCTGTTCTCATTGTGGTGTTAAAATGGGAGAGTATTTTTGTGACATTTGCAAGTTCTATGATGATGAG ACCGAAAAGAAACAGTATCATTGCAATGAGTGTGGAATTTGTAG AGTTGGTGGTCGTGAGAATTTCTTTCACTGTAAGAAGTGTG GGTCTTGCTATACAGTGAAGTTACTTGATAATCACCCATGTGTAGAAGACTCAATGAAGTGTCATTGTCCTGTTTGTTACGAGGTTTCTGCTCCAACCATGCATTG GCACAACGATTATAAAGTGTGGACATACAATGCATGA
- the LOC133794532 gene encoding E3 ubiquitin-protein ligase MIEL1 isoform X2 — protein MQYGCDHYRRRCKIRAPCCDQIFSCRHCHNDATSSLSNPKERHEIVRHDIKQVVCSICNTEQKVAQVCSHCGVKMGEYFCDICKFYDDETEKKQYHCNECGICRVGGRENFFHCKKCGSCYTVKLLDNHPCVEDSMKCHCPVCYEYLFDSIKGTTIIKCGHTMHEECLKEMVEQH, from the exons ATGCAGTACGG TTGCGACCACTATAGGAGGCGATGCAAAATCCGAGCCCCTTGCTGCGACCAGATTTTTTCTTGCCGCCATTGCCACAACGACGCCACG AGCTCGCTAAGCAATCCAAAAGAGCGCCATGAAATTGTGAGGCACGATATTAAGCAA GTTGTCTGTTCGATTTGCAATACCGAGCAAAAG GTTGCTCAGGTCTGTTCTCATTGTGGTGTTAAAATGGGAGAGTATTTTTGTGACATTTGCAAGTTCTATGATGATGAG ACCGAAAAGAAACAGTATCATTGCAATGAGTGTGGAATTTGTAG AGTTGGTGGTCGTGAGAATTTCTTTCACTGTAAGAAGTGTG GGTCTTGCTATACAGTGAAGTTACTTGATAATCACCCATGTGTAGAAGACTCAATGAAGTGTCATTGTCCTGTTTGTTACGAG TATCTTTTTGATTCGATTAAAGGCACAACGATTATAAAGTGTGGACATACAATGCATGAAGAATGCTTGAAGGAGATGGTAGAGCAACATTA A